A single window of Oreochromis aureus strain Israel breed Guangdong linkage group 7, ZZ_aureus, whole genome shotgun sequence DNA harbors:
- the LOC116333117 gene encoding dynein intermediate chain 4, axonemal-like, with amino-acid sequence MKKSSGWSSRTSLIKKSSGSGLCQGSLPGNGFNQKEKPEDQKRRNKDLIGRVRVVDDDGDDVTPRPLVCPVPGFQKSLDELFSSILKLSSSHPIGPTQDSLNAEIEDIFLGQTHPPPQLFKKGDDAEQHVREKMVGECDYISLTETETITFLDIPPTIISVVDDDAEAVIQRNLSYAELCKSRMCSDKYIDRSMQTLNGALKNKLTQSEKTGTAGKGMAATNWDIYDSLYKQNETFEGEEADHKEKSVSSRSNTTDTDNTISSLPEMQICGSILNPESEPEKEILLPELLTNVSCFMERTVVLDSFQASLAAYRQLPISEGSDRMAKHGKHSEESLDPTLELLWAFTCELTRGYCITSMAWNRQNPDILAVGYADFDSRCLKPGLICCWTIKNIMWPERVFHCHSSVTSLDFSANDQLAVGMFDGTVAIYNICIQDSSVACVASSSKSSKRHLHPVWQVTWTAKRLELSLADVLVSVSSDGRIAKWSIRSHDLDSTDLMWFRSDKECKEAAENLKKKKMVLSKPNAVCVDFHPTDFGIYLAGTQEGLIHKSSFSEGHSFLATYKKHIGSVNHIEWSPFNPDVFLSCSSDETVQMWKQGRPVMTFKSIHQGPVFFAKWSPNCSTMFGVVKEDQVEIWDLNLSIVFPTIVHHAEPGVRLTSLLFARGTECVLVGDSGGQVTVYKLKNFRVGESKQVNTLDEITQHTISKYF; translated from the exons atgaagaaaagtaGTGGTTGGTCTAGTAG AACTTCTCTAATAAAGAAATCCTCAGGATCAGGACTTTGTCAAGGCAGTTTACCAGGCAATGGTTttaaccaaaaagaaaaacctgagGACCAGAAAAGGAGAAATAAAGATCTTATTGGAAGAGTTCGG GTGGTGGATGATGATGGCGATGATGTCACTCCCCGCCCCCTGGTTTGCCCAGTGCCAGGATTCCAAAAGTCCCTGGATGAACTCTTTTCCAGCATCCTTAAACTTTCCAGCAG CCATCCCATAGGTCCTACCCAAGACTCATTGAATGCAGAGATTGAGGATATTTTTCTTGGACAGACACATCCACCTCCAC AGTTGTTTAAAAAAGGAGATGATGCGGAACAACATGTAAGGGAGAAGATGGTGGGTGAATGTGATTATATCTCGCTTACTGAAACCGAAACCATTACGTTCCTGGACATACCCCCCACCATAATCTCAGTGGTCGATGATGACGCAGAAGCAGTAAT ACAGAGAAACCTCAGCTATGCTGAGCTTTGCAAGAGCAGAATGTGTAGTGATAAGTACATCGACAGATCGATGCAGACATTAAATGGAGCCCTTAAAAACAAACTGACCCAGAGTGAGAAGACTGGTACTGCTGGAAAGG GTATGGCGGCTACAAACTGGGACATCTATGACTCTCTTTACAAGCAAAATGAAACCTTTGAAGGTGAAGAAGCTGATCACAAGGAGaaatcagtgagcagcaggagCAACACCACTGACACAG ACAACACCATCAGCTCGCTGCCAGAAATGCAAATTTGTGGAAGCATTTTAAATCCTGAGTCAGAACCagagaaagaaattcttctgCCAGAGTTATTAACAAACGTCTCATGTTTTATGGAAAGGACGGTTGTATTGGACTCTTTTCAGGCCAGTTTGGCTGCTTATAGACAGCTACCAATATCTGAAG GCTCTGACAGAATGGCGAAGCATGGAAAACACAGTGAGGAGAGTTTAGATCCTACTCTGGAACTTCTCTGGGCATTCACTTGTGAGCTCACCAGAGGATACTGCATTACCAGCATGGCCTGGAACAGGCAGAACCCG GATATCCTGGCAGTAGGATATGCAGACTTTGACTCCAGGTGCCTGAAACCAGGTCTGATCTGCTGCTGGACCATCAAAAACATCATG TGGCCAGAACGTGTCTTTCACTGTCACAGCAGTGTGACATCCCTGGATTTCTCAGCTAACGACCAGCTTGCCGTGGGAATGTTTGACGGCACTGTAGCCATTTACAACATCTGTATTCAAGACAGCAGTGTTGCATGTGTTGCTAGCAGCAG TAAATCCTCCAAGAGGCATCTTCACCCAGTATGGCAGGTCACCTGGACTGCAAAAAGGCTGGAGTTATCACTGGCAGATGTTCTCGTCTCAGTGTCATCAGATGGCAGGATTGCCAAGTGGTCCATCAGGAGCCATGATCTTGACTCCACAG ACCTGATGTGGTTTAGGAGCGATAAAGAGTGCAAAGAGGCTGCAGAGaacctgaagaagaaaaaaatggtgCTGTCCAAACCTAATGCTGTTTGTGTTGACTTCCATCCAACA GACTTTGGTATTTATCTGGCTGGCACACAGGAGGGCCTTATCCACAAGTCTTCCTTTTCTGAAGGTCACAGCTTTCTGGCCACTTACAAAAAGCACATT GGCTCTGTGAACCACATTGAATGGTCACCATTCAACCCCGATGTGTTTTTGAGCTGCTCCAGTGACGAGACTGTCCAGATGTGGAAGCAGGGCCGCCCTGTGATGACGTTCAAGTCCATTCACCAAGGCCCCGTGTTCTTTGCTAAGTGGTCCCCAAACTGCTCCACGATGTTTGGAGTAGTTAAAGAAGACCAGGTGGAGATCTGGGACCTGAATTTGAGCAT CGTGTTTCCAACTATTGTGCACCATGCTGAGCCTGGTGTGAGGCTGACATCCTTGCTATTTGCCAGGGGGACAGAGTGTGTCCTTGTAGGGGACAGTGGAGGTCAAGTGACAGTCTACAAGCTCAAGAACTTCAGAGTGGGAGAAAGCAAGCAG gtGAACACTCTGGATGAAATCACCCAACATACCATTTCCAAATATTTCTAA